A stretch of Streptomyces vietnamensis DNA encodes these proteins:
- a CDS encoding GTP-binding protein, with protein sequence MDFASSNGGAARSTTSAKIVVAGGFGVGKTTFVGAVSEINPLRTEAVMTSASAGIDDLTHTGDKTTTTVAMDFGRITLDQDLILYLFGTPGQDRFWFMWDDLVRGAIGAVVLVDTRRLADCFPAVDYFENSGLPFVIALNGFDGNQPYQPEEVREALQIGPDTPIITTDARHRADAKSALITLVEHALMARLK encoded by the coding sequence GTGGACTTCGCAAGCTCTAACGGCGGCGCGGCCAGATCGACCACCAGCGCGAAGATCGTGGTGGCGGGCGGCTTCGGCGTGGGCAAGACCACGTTCGTCGGCGCGGTCTCGGAGATCAACCCGCTGCGTACCGAAGCCGTCATGACCTCCGCGTCCGCGGGCATCGACGACCTCACCCACACCGGCGACAAGACGACGACGACCGTCGCCATGGACTTCGGCCGCATCACCCTGGACCAGGACCTGATCCTGTACCTCTTCGGTACCCCCGGTCAGGACCGCTTCTGGTTCATGTGGGACGACCTGGTCCGCGGCGCCATCGGCGCCGTCGTCCTCGTCGACACCCGCCGCCTCGCCGACTGCTTCCCCGCCGTCGACTACTTCGAGAACTCGGGCCTCCCCTTCGTCATCGCCCTCAACGGCTTCGACGGAAACCAGCCCTACCAGCCCGAGGAAGTCCGCGAGGCCCTCCAGATCGGCCCCGACACCCCGATCATCACCACCGACGCCCGCCACCGCGCCGACGCCAAGAGCGCGCTCATCACGCTCGTCGAGCACGCCCTCATGGCACGGCTCAAGTAG
- a CDS encoding roadblock/LC7 domain-containing protein, with the protein MSQAAQNLNWLITNFVDNTPGVSHTVVVSADGLLLAMSEGFPRDRADQLAAVASGLTSLTAGASRIFEGGAVNQTVVEMERGFLFIMSISDGSSLAVLAHPEADIGLVGYEMALLVDRAGTVLTPDLRAELQGSLLN; encoded by the coding sequence ATGAGCCAGGCGGCGCAGAATCTGAACTGGTTGATCACCAACTTCGTGGACAACACCCCCGGGGTGTCGCACACGGTGGTGGTCTCCGCCGACGGACTCCTGCTGGCGATGTCCGAGGGTTTCCCCCGTGACCGCGCCGACCAGCTGGCGGCCGTCGCATCCGGACTGACCTCGCTGACCGCGGGTGCGTCCCGGATCTTCGAGGGCGGTGCGGTCAACCAGACCGTGGTGGAGATGGAGCGCGGCTTCCTCTTCATCATGTCGATCTCGGACGGCTCCTCGCTGGCCGTCCTCGCCCACCCGGAGGCCGACATCGGCCTCGTGGGCTACGAGATGGCTCTGCTCGTGGACCGCGCGGGCACGGTTCTGACTCCCGACCTCCGGGCGGAACTTCAGGGAAGTCTTCTCAACTAA
- a CDS encoding DUF742 domain-containing protein — translation MGTPPGGSPYNGYDAHQAPLGDTAQNRFNFPSAPSRQGVSQPYAQPQVPSTAAGSPAAPRGASAAGGSGGHNPLVRPYAMTGGRTRPRYQLAIEALVSTTADPARLQGQLPEHQRICRLCFEIKSVAEISALLSIPLGVARILVADLAEAGLVAIHQPGGDEAAGGQPDVTLLERVLSGLRKL, via the coding sequence GTGGGTACACCCCCGGGCGGGAGCCCTTACAACGGTTATGACGCGCATCAGGCGCCCCTGGGCGACACCGCGCAGAACCGGTTCAACTTTCCCTCCGCACCGAGCAGACAGGGTGTGTCGCAGCCCTACGCACAGCCTCAGGTCCCGTCGACGGCCGCGGGTTCGCCGGCCGCCCCGCGCGGCGCGTCCGCCGCGGGCGGCTCCGGCGGTCACAACCCGCTGGTGCGTCCGTACGCGATGACCGGCGGCCGGACCCGGCCGCGCTACCAGCTCGCCATCGAGGCGCTGGTCAGTACGACGGCCGATCCCGCCCGGCTGCAGGGGCAGTTGCCCGAGCACCAGCGGATCTGCCGCCTCTGCTTCGAGATCAAGTCGGTCGCGGAGATCTCGGCACTTCTCTCCATTCCCCTCGGCGTCGCCCGAATCCTCGTCGCCGACCTGGCCGAGGCCGGACTCGTCGCCATCCACCAGCCCGGCGGCGACGAGGCCGCCGGCGGTCAGCCAGACGTGACACTGCTCGAAAGGGTGCTCAGTGGACTTCGCAAGCTCTAA
- a CDS encoding roadblock/LC7 domain-containing protein, with product MSQAAQNLNWLITNFVDNTPGVSHTVVVSADGLLLAMSEGFPRDRADQLAAVASGLTSLTAGASRIFEGGPVAQTVVEMERGFLFLMSVSDGSSLAVLAHPECDIGLVGYEMALLVDRAGSVLTPDLRAELQGSLLH from the coding sequence ATGAGCCAGGCGGCGCAGAATCTGAACTGGTTGATCACCAACTTCGTGGACAACACCCCCGGGGTGTCCCACACGGTGGTGGTCTCCGCCGACGGACTCCTGCTGGCCATGTCCGAAGGATTCCCCCGCGACCGCGCCGACCAGCTGGCGGCGGTCGCATCCGGACTGACCTCGCTGACCGCGGGCGCGTCCCGGATCTTCGAGGGCGGACCCGTCGCGCAGACCGTGGTGGAGATGGAGCGCGGCTTCCTCTTCCTGATGTCCGTCTCGGACGGCTCCTCGCTGGCCGTGCTCGCACACCCCGAGTGCGACATCGGCCTCGTGGGCTACGAGATGGCGCTGCTGGTCGACCGGGCCGGCAGCGTGCTCACCCCGGATCTCCGTGCGGAGCTCCAGGGCAGCCTGCTCCACTAG
- a CDS encoding GTP-binding protein has product MDFASSNGGAARSTTSAKIVVAGGFGVGKTTFVGAVSEINPLRTEAVMTSASAGIDDLTHTGDKTTTTVAMDFGRITLDQDLILYLFGTPGQDRFWFMWDDLVRGAIGAVVLVDTRRLADCFPAVDYFENSGLPFVIALNGFDGNQPYQPEEVREALQIGPDTPIITTDARHRADAKSALITLVEHALMARLR; this is encoded by the coding sequence GTGGACTTCGCAAGCTCTAACGGCGGCGCGGCCCGTTCAACCACCAGCGCGAAGATCGTGGTGGCGGGCGGCTTCGGCGTGGGCAAGACCACGTTCGTCGGCGCGGTCTCGGAGATCAACCCGCTGCGTACCGAAGCCGTCATGACCTCCGCGTCCGCGGGCATCGACGACCTCACCCACACCGGCGACAAGACGACGACGACCGTCGCCATGGACTTCGGCCGCATCACCCTGGACCAGGACCTGATCCTGTACCTCTTCGGTACCCCCGGTCAGGACCGCTTCTGGTTCATGTGGGACGACCTGGTCCGCGGCGCCATCGGCGCCGTCGTCCTCGTCGACACCCGCCGCCTCGCCGACTGCTTCCCCGCCGTCGACTACTTCGAGAACTCGGGCCTCCCCTTCGTCATCGCCCTCAACGGCTTCGACGGAAACCAGCCCTACCAGCCCGAGGAAGTCCGCGAGGCCCTCCAGATCGGCCCCGACACCCCGATCATCACCACCGACGCCCGCCACCGCGCCGACGCCAAGAGCGCGCTCATCACGCTCGTCGAGCACGCCCTCATGGCCCGCCTGCGGTAG
- a CDS encoding sensor histidine kinase, whose amino-acid sequence MRRSKESSAEQETRGNFTPPSRTAVSPADVPVTPPPTEAPKGSSSKLSPRNWRVPTRLNAILLIPVLVGLVMGGFQVKGAIDTWQEAQDAEKTALIVRAASEYGTALLNERDLTAGPLLVAKTPEDRKVDDVTRAYAATDAAKAKFDEAVKNMPSGQGLERRLRLFQDEEPKLETLRKAAYTRSLDPVNTQLGYTSVQHYLMEFSNELGLGTGNITSYGRTVYAIQLSKGAESLQRSIGTQLLVRPSHDEAVFAQQSVAFNSYNYLEQIALGEYNSGGLPEDVDLLKKVMAGKAADGEKKMAAAGIELPKGKDGSVYSGVASQIGTAKGPEGIKELKGKGITPETWMAVATAKFDGYSEVEKTLVDKAVNEAADISDEAKTDAWVTGGITVVALLAAFILAGMMARQMSRSMRELRSAAFGIAEQRLPMLVDQLSRTEPGRVDTRVQPIPIDSQDEIGEVARAFDQVHREAVRLAAEQAMLRGNVNAIFTNLSRRNQSLIEGQLTLITDLENNEADPDQLENLFKLDHLATRMRRNGENLLVLAGEEPGRRWDQPVPLVDVMRAASSEVEQYERIELAGVPEAEIHGQAVTDLVHLLAELLENATTFSSPQTKVRVTATRLPDGRVMVEIHDKGIGLTAEDFADINHKLANPPTVDAAVSQRMGLFVVGRLADRHGIRVQLRPSGEQAGTTSLVMLPDAITHGGGGEQPLQDDFTVSQIIPQQQNAFEAAPPQQMLTAADLGFDDSRYEQPAEEGRQLDPVNRSLQREERRAALEAQAQGGDRPLFSDEPEPAEQYDQGQDYGQAQEYPAEQYAQPQEYGQEYGQEYAAGYPQQDAYPQQQDGYAYPEQGYEAYPQQGYAEASYETPETEHQQYGNAFDPQPHQAEWPDQSAYQGGYGQDFGAEPESAPSAPEQAPDRVGFDRPGPTASPVPDAGHALTDAGLPRRGSVGQQTQQAPQQPKPAQPVQQQNEADGSDEWRSTNDERWQRAGKLKDPKAGGVTSSGLPRRVPKANLVEGTAEQTPQGGPQVSRAPEDVRGRLSNLRRGVQQGRNNAGTDTNGSGLGPGSTYNQER is encoded by the coding sequence GTGAGGCGAAGCAAGGAAAGCTCCGCGGAGCAGGAGACGCGGGGCAACTTCACACCGCCGTCCCGTACAGCGGTGTCGCCCGCGGACGTTCCCGTGACGCCGCCCCCCACCGAGGCGCCCAAGGGAAGCTCCAGCAAGCTTTCGCCCCGCAACTGGCGGGTGCCCACCCGTCTGAACGCGATCCTCCTCATACCCGTGCTCGTCGGCCTCGTCATGGGCGGCTTCCAGGTCAAGGGAGCGATCGACACCTGGCAGGAGGCGCAGGACGCCGAGAAGACGGCGCTCATCGTGCGCGCCGCCTCGGAGTACGGCACCGCCCTGCTCAACGAGCGCGACCTCACCGCCGGCCCCCTGCTCGTCGCGAAGACCCCCGAGGACCGCAAGGTCGACGACGTCACGCGGGCGTACGCCGCGACCGACGCCGCCAAGGCGAAGTTCGACGAGGCCGTCAAGAACATGCCGTCGGGCCAGGGCCTGGAGCGCCGTCTGCGGCTGTTCCAGGACGAGGAGCCCAAGCTGGAGACGCTGCGCAAGGCGGCGTACACCCGGTCCCTGGACCCGGTGAACACCCAGCTCGGCTACACGAGCGTGCAGCACTACCTGATGGAGTTCTCCAACGAGCTCGGTCTGGGCACCGGCAACATCACCAGCTACGGCCGCACCGTCTACGCGATCCAGCTCTCGAAGGGCGCGGAGTCCCTCCAGCGCTCCATCGGCACCCAGCTCCTGGTCCGGCCCAGCCACGACGAGGCCGTCTTCGCCCAGCAGTCCGTGGCGTTCAACTCGTACAACTACCTGGAGCAGATCGCCCTCGGCGAGTACAACTCCGGCGGTCTGCCCGAGGACGTCGACCTCCTCAAGAAGGTCATGGCCGGCAAGGCCGCCGACGGCGAGAAGAAGATGGCCGCGGCCGGCATCGAGCTCCCCAAGGGCAAGGACGGCTCCGTCTACTCCGGCGTGGCCTCCCAGATCGGCACCGCGAAGGGCCCCGAGGGCATCAAGGAGCTGAAGGGCAAGGGCATCACGCCCGAGACCTGGATGGCCGTCGCCACCGCCAAGTTCGACGGCTACAGCGAGGTCGAGAAGACCCTCGTCGACAAGGCCGTGAACGAGGCCGCCGACATCTCCGACGAGGCCAAGACGGACGCCTGGGTCACCGGTGGCATCACCGTCGTCGCCCTGCTCGCCGCCTTCATCCTGGCCGGGATGATGGCCCGCCAGATGAGCCGCTCGATGCGCGAGCTGCGGTCCGCCGCCTTCGGCATCGCCGAGCAGCGCCTGCCGATGCTGGTCGACCAGCTCTCCCGTACGGAGCCGGGCCGGGTCGACACCCGCGTCCAGCCCATCCCGATCGACTCGCAGGACGAGATCGGCGAGGTCGCCCGCGCCTTCGACCAGGTCCACCGCGAGGCCGTCCGGCTCGCCGCCGAGCAGGCCATGCTCCGCGGCAACGTCAACGCGATCTTCACGAACCTCTCCCGCCGGAACCAGTCCCTGATCGAGGGCCAGCTGACCCTCATCACCGACCTGGAGAACAACGAGGCCGACCCGGACCAGCTGGAGAACCTCTTCAAGCTGGACCATCTGGCCACCCGCATGCGCCGCAACGGCGAGAACCTCCTCGTCCTCGCCGGCGAGGAGCCGGGCCGCCGCTGGGACCAGCCGGTCCCGCTGGTCGACGTCATGCGGGCCGCCTCCTCCGAGGTGGAGCAGTACGAGCGCATCGAGCTGGCCGGCGTGCCGGAGGCCGAGATCCACGGCCAGGCCGTGACCGACCTCGTGCACCTGCTCGCCGAGCTCCTGGAGAACGCCACCACGTTCTCCTCCCCGCAGACCAAGGTCCGCGTCACCGCGACCCGTCTCCCCGACGGCCGCGTGATGGTCGAGATCCACGACAAGGGCATCGGCCTCACCGCCGAGGACTTCGCGGACATCAACCACAAGCTGGCGAACCCGCCGACCGTGGACGCGGCCGTCTCGCAGCGCATGGGCCTCTTCGTGGTCGGCCGGCTCGCCGACCGGCACGGCATCCGGGTCCAGCTCCGCCCCTCGGGCGAGCAGGCCGGAACGACCTCGCTGGTCATGCTGCCGGACGCGATCACTCACGGCGGTGGCGGCGAGCAGCCGCTCCAGGACGACTTCACCGTCTCCCAGATCATTCCGCAGCAGCAGAACGCCTTCGAGGCCGCCCCGCCGCAGCAGATGCTCACCGCGGCCGACCTCGGCTTCGACGACTCGCGCTACGAGCAGCCGGCCGAGGAGGGGCGTCAGCTCGACCCGGTCAACCGCTCGCTGCAGCGCGAGGAGCGGCGTGCCGCCCTGGAGGCCCAGGCGCAGGGCGGCGACCGTCCGCTCTTCAGCGACGAGCCGGAGCCGGCGGAGCAGTACGACCAGGGCCAGGACTACGGGCAGGCCCAGGAGTACCCGGCGGAGCAGTACGCGCAGCCGCAGGAGTACGGCCAGGAGTACGGCCAGGAGTACGCGGCGGGCTACCCGCAGCAGGACGCCTACCCGCAGCAGCAGGACGGCTACGCGTACCCGGAGCAGGGCTACGAGGCGTACCCCCAGCAGGGCTATGCGGAAGCCTCGTACGAGACCCCGGAAACCGAACACCAGCAGTACGGCAATGCGTTCGATCCCCAGCCCCATCAGGCAGAGTGGCCAGATCAGAGCGCTTACCAGGGCGGCTACGGACAGGATTTCGGAGCGGAACCGGAATCTGCTCCGAGCGCTCCCGAACAGGCCCCCGACCGCGTAGGCTTCGACCGTCCGGGTCCGACCGCGAGTCCCGTCCCGGACGCCGGACACGCGCTGACCGACGCCGGTCTGCCGCGCCGCGGCAGCGTCGGCCAGCAGACGCAGCAGGCGCCGCAGCAGCCGAAGCCCGCGCAGCCGGTACAGCAGCAGAACGAAGCCGACGGCTCCGACGAATGGCGCTCGACGAACGACGAGCGCTGGCAGCGGGCCGGAAAGCTCAAGGACCCCAAGGCGGGCGGGGTCACCTCGTCCGGTCTCCCCCGGCGGGTCCCGAAGGCCAACCTGGTCGAGGGCACTGCTGAGCAGACCCCGCAGGGCGGCCCCCAGGTCTCCCGCGCTCCCGAGGACGTACGGGGCAGGTTGAGCAACCTGCGCCGGGGCGTCCAGCAGGGACGCAACAACGCGGGAACGGACACGAACGGATCGGGCCTCGGCCCGGGCAGTACCTACAACCAGGAGCGTTAG
- a CDS encoding DUF742 domain-containing protein, with the protein MTPPPASHDPYGASVDEYGHEGDQPLVRPYAMTGGRTRPRYQLAIEALVSTTADPAHLATLLPEHQRICHLCREVKSVAEVSALLSMPLGVARILVADLAEAGMVAIHQPGNGETGGTPDVTLLERVLSGLRKL; encoded by the coding sequence ATGACCCCGCCCCCCGCCTCTCACGATCCGTACGGCGCCTCAGTCGACGAGTACGGACACGAGGGCGACCAGCCGCTGGTGCGTCCGTACGCGATGACCGGCGGCCGGACCCGGCCGCGCTACCAGCTCGCCATCGAGGCGCTGGTCAGCACCACGGCCGACCCGGCACACCTCGCCACGCTCCTGCCGGAGCACCAGCGGATCTGCCACCTCTGCCGCGAGGTCAAGTCGGTGGCCGAGGTGTCGGCCCTCCTGTCGATGCCGCTCGGTGTCGCCCGGATCCTCGTGGCCGACCTGGCGGAGGCCGGCATGGTGGCGATCCACCAGCCGGGCAACGGAGAGACCGGCGGCACGCCGGACGTGACACTGCTCGAAAGGGTGCTCAGTGGACTTCGCAAGCTCTAA